From the Brachyhypopomus gauderio isolate BG-103 chromosome 5, BGAUD_0.2, whole genome shotgun sequence genome, one window contains:
- the adpgk gene encoding ADP-dependent glucokinase isoform X3 codes for MSALETFVASLEEFQPGLVVLSGLHMMEGMGRALWEQRLREAVAAISDVRNEVPIHLELASMTDRDYMSSIMKEQVMPIVTSIGLNEQELLFLSQAGGGPHSHLAAWDGIPDVGRVTDILLWVLEQHGRADGESEADLTRIHFHTLAYHILATVDGHWANQRSAVAAGARVASSQSCGLQVVDTSKVSLKAPQSFYSSFSEPRESLVLDPSSPVTVWRRGNVSFYLSPVLVCKQPLRTVGLGDAISAEGLMYSEIAPQSHSEQ; via the exons ATGAGCGCTCTGGAGACGTTTGTGGCCAGTCTGGAGGAGTTCCAGCCCGGACTAGTGGTTCTGTCCGGACTCCACATGATGGAGGGGATGGGCCGGGCGCTGTGGGAGCAGCGTCTCAGAGAG GCTGTAGCTGCCATTTCAGACGTGCGGAACGAGGTGCCCATCCACCTAGAGCTGGCTAGCATGACGGATAGAGATTACATGAGCAGCATCATGAAAGAG CAGGTCATGCCCATCGTCACTTCCATTGGACTGAATGAGCAGgagctgctgttcctgtcccagGCAGGAGGAGGCCCTCACTCCCACCTCGCTGCCTGGGACGGCATACCTGACGTGGGCCGTGTTACCGACATCCTCCTTTGGGTCCTGGAGCAGCACGGCAGGGCTGACGGGGAGTCCGAGGCTGACCTGACCCGGATACACTTCCACACTCTGGCCTACCACATCCTGGCCACCGTGGACGGGCACTGGGCGAACCAGCGGTCTGCAGTGGCAGCCGGTGCACGCGTGGCCAGCAGCCAATCGTGTGGCCTGCAGGTTGTGGACACTAGCAAGGTGTCGCTCAAGGCACCACAGAGCTTCTATAGCTCCTTCTCAGAGCCTAGAGAGAGCCTGGTTTTGGACCCCTCCAGCCCGGTTACTGTGTGGCGAAGAGGCAATGTGTCCTTTTATCTTAGTCCAGTACTGGTATGCAAGCAGCCACTCCGGACAGTTGGGCTCGGGGATGCAATCTCAGCAGAGGGGTTGATGTACTCCGAAATTGCTCCCCAGTCACACTCTGAACAGTAA
- the adpgk gene encoding ADP-dependent glucokinase isoform X2, which produces MWRKAAVVALLALAVGYIYHTDPNLPEHVLRFITQPIPQALLSTQHEVSGPSLEEAISRAWDALITAPSRQWGRIAVGVNACIDVVVSGVGLLQALAVDPGTGRDHDILHSKEDLKETFIQYMERGAAAERFFSDKEGFQRIARAAAEYPGAQLYVGGNAALMGQKLASNPQLVVLLCGPVGPKLHDLLDEQIVVPPESLQETDEYHLILEYKAGEQWGSSRAPQANRFIFSHDVSNGEMSALETFVASLEEFQPGLVVLSGLHMMEGMGRALWEQRLREAVAAISDVRNEVPIHLELASMTDRDYMSSIMKEVMPIVTSIGLNEQELLFLSQAGGGPHSHLAAWDGIPDVGRVTDILLWVLEQHGRADGESEADLTRIHFHTLAYHILATVDGHWANQRSAVAAGARVASSQSCGLQVVDTSKVSLKAPQSFYSSFSEPRESLVLDPSSPVTVWRRGNVSFYLSPVLVCKQPLRTVGLGDAISAEGLMYSEIAPQSHSEQ; this is translated from the exons ATGTGGAGGAAGGCTGCAGTCGTAGCTCTGCTAGCTCTTGCAGTAGGGTACATCTATCACACAGATCCAAACCTTCCAGAGCACGTCTTGAGGTTCATCACACAGCCCATTCCTCAGGCACTACTCTCAACCCAGCATGAAGTCAGTGGTCCTTCCCTTGAAGAAGCTATCTCCAGAGCCTGGGATGCCCTCATCACTGCTCCTTCCAGACAGTGGGGTAGAATAGCAGTCGG GGTAAATGCCTGTATTGACGTTGTAGTGTCAGGAGTGGGGTTACTCCAGGCTTTGGCTGTCGATCCAGGAACGGGCAGAGACCACGACATACTACATTCCAAAGAGGACCTAAAAGAGACCTTCATTCAGTACATGGAGAGAGGGGCGGCTGCAGAGCGTTTCTTCTCGGATAAAGAAGGCTTTCAAAGGATTGCACGAGCTGCTGCCGAGTACCCTGGTGCTCAG CTCTATGTAGGAGGCAATGCTGCTCTCATGGGACAGAAACTTGCTTCTAACCCCCAGTTGGTG GTTCTCTTGTGTGGCCCTGTTGGACCCAAGCTGCATGACCTGCTAGATGAGCAGATAGTGGTACCACCAGAGTCACTGCAGGAGACGGACGAATACCACCTCATCCTGGAGTACAAGGCAG GGGAGCAGTGGGGCTCAAGCCGGGCCCCTCAGGCCAACCGCTTCATCTTCTCCCATGATGTGTCCAATGGAGAGATGAGCGCTCTGGAGACGTTTGTGGCCAGTCTGGAGGAGTTCCAGCCCGGACTAGTGGTTCTGTCCGGACTCCACATGATGGAGGGGATGGGCCGGGCGCTGTGGGAGCAGCGTCTCAGAGAG GCTGTAGCTGCCATTTCAGACGTGCGGAACGAGGTGCCCATCCACCTAGAGCTGGCTAGCATGACGGATAGAGATTACATGAGCAGCATCATGAAAGAG GTCATGCCCATCGTCACTTCCATTGGACTGAATGAGCAGgagctgctgttcctgtcccagGCAGGAGGAGGCCCTCACTCCCACCTCGCTGCCTGGGACGGCATACCTGACGTGGGCCGTGTTACCGACATCCTCCTTTGGGTCCTGGAGCAGCACGGCAGGGCTGACGGGGAGTCCGAGGCTGACCTGACCCGGATACACTTCCACACTCTGGCCTACCACATCCTGGCCACCGTGGACGGGCACTGGGCGAACCAGCGGTCTGCAGTGGCAGCCGGTGCACGCGTGGCCAGCAGCCAATCGTGTGGCCTGCAGGTTGTGGACACTAGCAAGGTGTCGCTCAAGGCACCACAGAGCTTCTATAGCTCCTTCTCAGAGCCTAGAGAGAGCCTGGTTTTGGACCCCTCCAGCCCGGTTACTGTGTGGCGAAGAGGCAATGTGTCCTTTTATCTTAGTCCAGTACTGGTATGCAAGCAGCCACTCCGGACAGTTGGGCTCGGGGATGCAATCTCAGCAGAGGGGTTGATGTACTCCGAAATTGCTCCCCAGTCACACTCTGAACAGTAA
- the adpgk gene encoding ADP-dependent glucokinase isoform X1 produces MWRKAAVVALLALAVGYIYHTDPNLPEHVLRFITQPIPQALLSTQHEVSGPSLEEAISRAWDALITAPSRQWGRIAVGVNACIDVVVSGVGLLQALAVDPGTGRDHDILHSKEDLKETFIQYMERGAAAERFFSDKEGFQRIARAAAEYPGAQLYVGGNAALMGQKLASNPQLVVLLCGPVGPKLHDLLDEQIVVPPESLQETDEYHLILEYKAGEQWGSSRAPQANRFIFSHDVSNGEMSALETFVASLEEFQPGLVVLSGLHMMEGMGRALWEQRLREAVAAISDVRNEVPIHLELASMTDRDYMSSIMKEQVMPIVTSIGLNEQELLFLSQAGGGPHSHLAAWDGIPDVGRVTDILLWVLEQHGRADGESEADLTRIHFHTLAYHILATVDGHWANQRSAVAAGARVASSQSCGLQVVDTSKVSLKAPQSFYSSFSEPRESLVLDPSSPVTVWRRGNVSFYLSPVLVCKQPLRTVGLGDAISAEGLMYSEIAPQSHSEQ; encoded by the exons ATGTGGAGGAAGGCTGCAGTCGTAGCTCTGCTAGCTCTTGCAGTAGGGTACATCTATCACACAGATCCAAACCTTCCAGAGCACGTCTTGAGGTTCATCACACAGCCCATTCCTCAGGCACTACTCTCAACCCAGCATGAAGTCAGTGGTCCTTCCCTTGAAGAAGCTATCTCCAGAGCCTGGGATGCCCTCATCACTGCTCCTTCCAGACAGTGGGGTAGAATAGCAGTCGG GGTAAATGCCTGTATTGACGTTGTAGTGTCAGGAGTGGGGTTACTCCAGGCTTTGGCTGTCGATCCAGGAACGGGCAGAGACCACGACATACTACATTCCAAAGAGGACCTAAAAGAGACCTTCATTCAGTACATGGAGAGAGGGGCGGCTGCAGAGCGTTTCTTCTCGGATAAAGAAGGCTTTCAAAGGATTGCACGAGCTGCTGCCGAGTACCCTGGTGCTCAG CTCTATGTAGGAGGCAATGCTGCTCTCATGGGACAGAAACTTGCTTCTAACCCCCAGTTGGTG GTTCTCTTGTGTGGCCCTGTTGGACCCAAGCTGCATGACCTGCTAGATGAGCAGATAGTGGTACCACCAGAGTCACTGCAGGAGACGGACGAATACCACCTCATCCTGGAGTACAAGGCAG GGGAGCAGTGGGGCTCAAGCCGGGCCCCTCAGGCCAACCGCTTCATCTTCTCCCATGATGTGTCCAATGGAGAGATGAGCGCTCTGGAGACGTTTGTGGCCAGTCTGGAGGAGTTCCAGCCCGGACTAGTGGTTCTGTCCGGACTCCACATGATGGAGGGGATGGGCCGGGCGCTGTGGGAGCAGCGTCTCAGAGAG GCTGTAGCTGCCATTTCAGACGTGCGGAACGAGGTGCCCATCCACCTAGAGCTGGCTAGCATGACGGATAGAGATTACATGAGCAGCATCATGAAAGAG CAGGTCATGCCCATCGTCACTTCCATTGGACTGAATGAGCAGgagctgctgttcctgtcccagGCAGGAGGAGGCCCTCACTCCCACCTCGCTGCCTGGGACGGCATACCTGACGTGGGCCGTGTTACCGACATCCTCCTTTGGGTCCTGGAGCAGCACGGCAGGGCTGACGGGGAGTCCGAGGCTGACCTGACCCGGATACACTTCCACACTCTGGCCTACCACATCCTGGCCACCGTGGACGGGCACTGGGCGAACCAGCGGTCTGCAGTGGCAGCCGGTGCACGCGTGGCCAGCAGCCAATCGTGTGGCCTGCAGGTTGTGGACACTAGCAAGGTGTCGCTCAAGGCACCACAGAGCTTCTATAGCTCCTTCTCAGAGCCTAGAGAGAGCCTGGTTTTGGACCCCTCCAGCCCGGTTACTGTGTGGCGAAGAGGCAATGTGTCCTTTTATCTTAGTCCAGTACTGGTATGCAAGCAGCCACTCCGGACAGTTGGGCTCGGGGATGCAATCTCAGCAGAGGGGTTGATGTACTCCGAAATTGCTCCCCAGTCACACTCTGAACAGTAA